A region from the Rosa rugosa chromosome 6, drRosRugo1.1, whole genome shotgun sequence genome encodes:
- the LOC133717764 gene encoding MLO-like protein 12 produces the protein MKPEYERTLEKTPTWAVAAVCFVLLVISIFIEHVINFIGKWFKSRHKRALYEALEKLKSELMLLGFLSLLLTVLQDPIAGICIPKSVAATWHPCNDSDSKDRKLHESSDSVFSFRRKLATKGYDKCTENGKDVAFVSAYGIHQLHVFIFVLAVFHVLYCITTLALGRHKMRIWKYWENETKTVEYQFSTDPERFRYARDTSFGRRHLNFWSPSPVFLWIVCFFRQFFKSVTKTDYLTLRHGFIMAHLAPGSETTFDFRKYIKRALEDDFLVIVEISPIIWFSAVFFLLSNAYGWHSYLWLPFISLFIILLVGTKLQVIITMLGMRIQERGGVVMGAPLVQPGDHYFWFGRPRFMLFLIHFVLFQNAFQLAFFVWSTWQFTIQSCFHPTPENIAIRISMGVIIQVLCSYVTLPLYALVTQMGSSMKPTVFNEGVAEAVKSWHHKAKKKVKHRLHSERTTPFSSRPGTPTHGMSPVHLLQNVNNRSDEDDLFPPPEASIVVEMEHLDTEGSQKNSVGPSERGAIRQTSTVRELGQIHEPPAPSPSQAQHVVKSPSSFSFGTSRK, from the exons ATGAAACCTGAATATGAGCGTACATTAGAGAAAACACCAACATGGGCAGTTGCTGCCGTCTGTTTTGTGTTGCTTGTAATATCAATCTTCATTGAGCATGTCATAAACTTCATAGGAAAG TGGTTTAAAAGTAGACACAAGCGAGCTCTCTATGAAGCTCTTGAGAAGCTCAAATCAG AGCTTATGCTGTTGGGATTCCTGTCCTTGCTCCTAACAGTTCTACAAGATCCAATCGCTGGTATATGTATACCGAAGAGTGTTGCAGCCACTTGGCATCCTTGCAATGATTCAGATAGTAAGGATAGAAAACTTCATGAATCCTCAGATTCTGTCTTCAGTTTCCGGCGCAAAttagccacaaaaggatatgatAAGTGCACGGAGAAT GGTAAAGACGTTGCCTTTGTATCTGCATATGGGATTCACCAGCTCCATGTATTTATCTTTGTGCTAGCAGTTTTTCATGTGCTCTACTGCATCACAACCTTGGCTTTGGGAAGACACAAG ATGAGAATATGGAAGTATTGGGAGAATGAGACAAAAACAGTTGAATACCAGTTCAGTACTG ATCCAGAAAGATTTAGGTATGCGAGGGATACATCATTCGGTAGAAGGCATTTGAACTTCTGGAGCCCGTCACCAGTTTTCCTTTGGATT GTGTGCTTCTTCAGACAGTTCTTCAAGTCAGTTACTAAGACTGATTACCTAACTCTGAGGCATGGCTTTATCATG GCACATTTAGCACCCGGGAGTGAAACGACCTTTGATTTTCGGAAGTACATAAAAAGAGCTCTTGAAGATGACTTCTTAGTTATTGTTGAGATCAG TCCAATTATATGGTTCTCTGCAGTGTTCTTCCTGTTGTCTAACGCATATG GATGGCATTCTTATCTCTGGCTGCCATTTATCTCCTTATTT ataatcctcttggtgggaactaAACTACAAGTGATTATAACCATGTTGGGGATGAGGATCCAGGAAAGAGGGGGTGTGGTGATGGGTGCACCGCTTGTTCAACCTGGTGATCACTACTTCTGGTTTGGACGCCCCCGCTTCATGCTCTTCCTCATCCACTTTGTTTTGTTCCAG aatgcATTTCAGCTGGCCTTCTTTGTATGGAGTACA TGGCAGTTTACCATACAGTCTTGCTTCCACCCAACCCCTGAAAATATCGCCATCAGGATCTCAATGGG GGTTATCATACAAGTTTTATGTAGTTATGTGACTCTGCCACTCTATGCTTTAGTGACACAG aTGGGTTCTAGTATGAAACCCACTGTTTTTAATGAGGGAGTGGCAGAAGCAGTGAAAAGTTGGCATcacaaagcaaaaaagaaagtAAAGCACAGACTGCATTCAGAGAGAACCACACCATTCTCAAGTAGACCTGGAACTCCTACACATGGCATGTCACCAGTTCATCtattgcagaatgtcaacaaccGCAGCGATGAGGATGACTTGTTTCCACCTCCAGAAGCATCAATAGTCGTCGAAATGGAACATTTGGACACTGAAGGGTCACAAAAGAACAGTGTTGGACCGAGTGAAAGAGGAGCAATTAGGCAAACTAGTACTGTTAGAGAATTAGGCCAAATTCATGAGCCTCCAGCTCCAAGCCCCTCTCAGGCTCAGCATGTAGTTAAAAGTCCGTCAAGCTTCTCATTTGGTACATCAAGAAAGTGA
- the LOC133717765 gene encoding tetraspanin-6-like isoform X1 → MYRLSNTVIGFLNLFTLLASIPIIGGGLWMARSSTTCESFLQTPLLVIGFVVLIISLAGFIGACFHVAWALWVYLVVMLFLIATLMGLTVFGFVVTSQGAGVDVPGRAYKEYHLEDYSPWLRKRIKDPNYWSNIRSCILGSKTCAKLLLWTPLDYLERDMSPIQSGCCKPPTACNYNMATTVSQDPDCYRWNNAPNLLCYECDSCKAGVLENIKRDWHKLSVLNIVMLVVLIGIYSIGCCAFQNTKRAETDYPYGQNRMSKVRPRWDYHWWRWWHHRREQLY, encoded by the exons ATGTATAGGTTGAGCAACACAGTGATTGGGTTCTTGAACCTCTTCACTCTTTTAGCATCAATACCTATTATTGGTGGTGGTCTATGGATGGCAAGGAGCAGCACAACATGTGAAAGCTTCCTCCAAACTCCACTCTTAGTGATTGGTTTTGTTGTGCTAATCATATCTCTGGCTGGGTTCATTGGTGCTTGTTTCCATGTCGCTTGGGCGCTTTGGGTGTACTTAGTAGTCATGCTGTTCCTTATTGCAACCCTGATGGGGTTGACTGTGTTTGGGTTTGTGGTTACAAGTCAAGGTGCTGGAGTTGATGTGCCTGGTAGGGCATATAAGGAATACCATCTCGAGGATTACTCACCATGGTTGAGGAAGAGGATTAAGGACCCCAATTACTGGAGCAACATTAGGAGTTGTATTTTGGGGTCTAAGACTTGTGCAAAGCTTCTTCTTTGGACTCCTCTCGATTATCTTGAGAGGGATATGTCTCCAATACAG TCTGGTTGTTGCAAGCCACCAACAGCATGCAACTACAACATGGCAACAACAGTGAGTCAAGACCCAGATTGCTACCGGTGGAACAATGCCCCGAATTTGTTATGCTACGAGTGTGATTCATGCAAGGCAGGAGTGCTTGAAAATATCAAGAGGGACTGGCACAAGCTCTCTGTTCTCAACATTGTGATGCTTGTTGTCCTCATTGGAATATATTCCATTGGATGCTGTGCTTTCCAAAACACAAAAAGAGCTGAAACCGATTACCCCTATGGCCAGAACCGGATGTCCAAAGTCCGACCCAGATGGGATTACCACTG gTGGAGATGGTGGCATCACAGAAGAGAACAGCTTTACTAG
- the LOC133717765 gene encoding tetraspanin-6-like isoform X2, producing MYRLSNTVIGFLNLFTLLASIPIIGGGLWMARSSTTCESFLQTPLLVIGFVVLIISLAGFIGACFHVAWALWVYLVVMLFLIATLMGLTVFGFVVTSQGAGVDVPGRAYKEYHLEDYSPWLRKRIKDPNYWSNIRSCILGSKTCAKLLLWTPLDYLERDMSPIQSGCCKPPTACNYNMATTVSQDPDCYRWNNAPNLLCYECDSCKAGVLENIKRDWHKLSVLNIVMLVVLIGIYSIGCCAFQNTKRAETDYPYGQNRMSKVRPRWDYHWFCGCG from the exons ATGTATAGGTTGAGCAACACAGTGATTGGGTTCTTGAACCTCTTCACTCTTTTAGCATCAATACCTATTATTGGTGGTGGTCTATGGATGGCAAGGAGCAGCACAACATGTGAAAGCTTCCTCCAAACTCCACTCTTAGTGATTGGTTTTGTTGTGCTAATCATATCTCTGGCTGGGTTCATTGGTGCTTGTTTCCATGTCGCTTGGGCGCTTTGGGTGTACTTAGTAGTCATGCTGTTCCTTATTGCAACCCTGATGGGGTTGACTGTGTTTGGGTTTGTGGTTACAAGTCAAGGTGCTGGAGTTGATGTGCCTGGTAGGGCATATAAGGAATACCATCTCGAGGATTACTCACCATGGTTGAGGAAGAGGATTAAGGACCCCAATTACTGGAGCAACATTAGGAGTTGTATTTTGGGGTCTAAGACTTGTGCAAAGCTTCTTCTTTGGACTCCTCTCGATTATCTTGAGAGGGATATGTCTCCAATACAG TCTGGTTGTTGCAAGCCACCAACAGCATGCAACTACAACATGGCAACAACAGTGAGTCAAGACCCAGATTGCTACCGGTGGAACAATGCCCCGAATTTGTTATGCTACGAGTGTGATTCATGCAAGGCAGGAGTGCTTGAAAATATCAAGAGGGACTGGCACAAGCTCTCTGTTCTCAACATTGTGATGCTTGTTGTCCTCATTGGAATATATTCCATTGGATGCTGTGCTTTCCAAAACACAAAAAGAGCTGAAACCGATTACCCCTATGGCCAGAACCGGATGTCCAAAGTCCGACCCAGATGGGATTACCACTG GTTTTGTGGCTGTGGTTAA